The Pyxidicoccus sp. MSG2 DNA segment TGGAGCTGCACGCGCTCAACGACGACGACTACTACCTGGGCATCTTCCTGGTGGGCGCGTACCAGGAGATTCTGGGCGATTTGCACAACCTCTTCGGCGACACGCACGCCGTGCAGGTGTCGCTGGGGCCCAACGGGGGCTACCTCATCGACAACGTGGTGGCGGGCGACACGGTGACGGAGGTCCTCAACTACGTCAGCTACACCAAGGACGACCTCGTCGCGAAGCTGCGCAAGTTCACCGAGCTGGCGCTGCGCAACGGCCGCATCACCCTGGACGAGTCCCGCAGCCTGCTGCGCATGTACGAGGACGGCCTGTCCGGCTACACGTACCTGGAGCGCGAGGTGGACGCGAGCTTCGCCAGCAGCGCCAACCAGCTCCGCCTGGTGCCCCAGCCCGGCACCACCCCGGGCCAGCGCAACACGCTGCCCCCGTCGGGCACGTGAAGGCGCTGAAGTCCTGAGCCCCTGAAGCAGTCCCCGGAAGCCCCCTGCCGCGCCACCTTCGCGCCAGGGGGCTTCGTGCGTCTTCAGAGGTTGGCGATGACCGGCTCGATGGTGCCGAAGGGCACGGGCTCGTCGGCGAAGGCCACGTCGGCGGCGCGGGCGCGCAGGTGTTGGAGGGCCTGCTGCTGCGACTCGCCGCGGGCGATGAGCGACTCGAAGTCGTAGCCGGCCAGGCGCGTGTCCTTCGCGGACAGCCGCGCCAGCGTGCGCCACAGGGACAGCCGCCCTTCCGTGGCCAGACACAGCCCCTCCAGCTCCACCAGCCGGCTCAGCGGGGAGTAGCGCACCCAGGAGCCGTTGAGCTTGAGCCGCGCGAGCTTCTCGGTGAGCCACGCCCCGCGCTTCTTGAGGGGGTCCTCCTTCAGCTCCATTGTCTGGATGACGGACTCGAGGACGGACTGTTCATGCCGCAGCTCGGGGATGAACACCGCCAGGTAGCGGCCCACCGGGTTGCCGCGGTTCTCCGTCTCCGTGCGGACGGCCAGCTCGATGCCCCCCACCGAGCCCGCCAGGTGGTCATTGAGGTAGATGCCCAGCCGCTTCGCGTCCATGCCATGCCTCCGGTTGCGTGCTTCCGCAGCCCGGGAGGGTGGCCATGGGCGGGCCCCCCGGCAGTGGTGGCCAGGGGGCTCGCCTGGAGGGCAGGCGGGCGGGCGTCAGTCCGGGTAGCTGAACGTCAGCGGCAGCTTCACGTCCGGGTGGAGGCTGCGGGCCACGGGGCAGCCGTGGGCCGTCTCCTCCATGCGCTTGCGCTGCTCGGCGGTGAGGCCCGCCGGCATCTGGAGCTCCAGCACCAGCTCTCCAATGCGGCGCGGCGGCGGGGTCATCCGCTTCTCCACGCGGCCGCGCACCTCGCCCAGGGAGATGCCCTCGCGAGAGGCGACCAGGTGCATCGTCGTCACCGCGCAGGACAGCAGCGCCGCGCCCACCATGTCCGTGGGCGAGAAGCTGCCGCCGGTGCCGCCGTTGTCGCGCGGCGCCTCGGTGACGGCCACCGTGCCGGACGGGCCGTGGGTGAGCTGCGTCTTGAACTGGGGCTGGCTGACCAGGGTCATCACCACGCCCGTGGCGGGAGTCTGCGGCTGGCTCATGTCGGCGCTCCTGAAGGGTGATTCCGGGGTTCAGCGGACGAAGGCGTCGTGCTTCTTCGCGTCCTTCTTGGTGGAGGGCTCCGCGTCCTCGACGCTCCAGTCCAGCGTCTTCATCAGCGACTTGCGGCGCTTCTGCACGTCCGAGTCGAGGAACTTCACGGCGTCCGTCATCCGGTCCATCAGCCGCATCGGCTTGCGCTTGTTCTTCGGCTCGCTGAGCAGCGCGTGTGTCAGCCAGGGGAACACCGCCGTCACGTCGGTGTGCACGTAGACGGAGCCGGTCTCCACCGCCTCCACCGACACCTTGCCCCAGGTGTGGCCCTCGCCGGCGGGGCAGCTGGACAGCGCGCCGTTGTCCACCGGGTCCACGCAGAACTGCAGGTCGATGTCGAAGCCCGACGTGGGGACGTTGAGGATCTGGTCCAGCAGCGGCTCGCCCTGCAGCGTGTAGTTCTTCGGCACGCCGCCGCCGAGAATCCAGATGGCCAGCCGCTTGCTGCCGTTGTGCCGGCAGAAGTGCTGCATGGCCGCCATGGAGTAGACGTCGTCGTTGATGTCGAGCTCGAACTTGAACGCGTCACCGAGCAGCCGCTTGAGCTTCACGACGTTGAGGAAGATGGAGCCGTCCTGCACCGCGCCCACCCAGATGGGCACCGCGTGCTTGTAGGCCGTGGCGAGCAGCGACGGCTGCTTCACGCCGAGCTTCTTCTCAATCTGGTAGATGGCCTTGCCGAGCAGGTAGTGGAACTCGGGCGTGGTCATCTTCTTCTGGAACTCGGGTCCGCGGATGATGGCGGAGAAGAGCCGGTCCGTGTCGAGCAGCGCCTCCTCCCAGAAGCCCAGGTCGTAGATGCGGATGATGCGCGCCAGCCGGTACTGGAGGTCGCCCGCGTTCGGGTTCA contains these protein-coding regions:
- a CDS encoding OsmC family protein, yielding MSQPQTPATGVVMTLVSQPQFKTQLTHGPSGTVAVTEAPRDNGGTGGSFSPTDMVGAALLSCAVTTMHLVASREGISLGEVRGRVEKRMTPPPRRIGELVLELQMPAGLTAEQRKRMEETAHGCPVARSLHPDVKLPLTFSYPD
- a CDS encoding deoxyhypusine synthase family protein, which gives rise to MAKTSSNPKKSLRAAYSGARKADPRPITGKEKPAELLAHAFSAYVGRQERTAFELMSQSMEQDASVFLTLSGAMTPAGLHQSCLIPLIEKGVISAITTTGANLYHDAHRIIGHAIREVNPNAGDLQYRLARIIRIYDLGFWEEALLDTDRLFSAIIRGPEFQKKMTTPEFHYLLGKAIYQIEKKLGVKQPSLLATAYKHAVPIWVGAVQDGSIFLNVVKLKRLLGDAFKFELDINDDVYSMAAMQHFCRHNGSKRLAIWILGGGVPKNYTLQGEPLLDQILNVPTSGFDIDLQFCVDPVDNGALSSCPAGEGHTWGKVSVEAVETGSVYVHTDVTAVFPWLTHALLSEPKNKRKPMRLMDRMTDAVKFLDSDVQKRRKSLMKTLDWSVEDAEPSTKKDAKKHDAFVR